The window CAGAGCCCCGCTGACAACGGAGTCACCCGGGTGAACTCGTCGGACAGCCCCGCGGCAGGCCAGCTGGTGCCGGCCGGCGTCGGCGGTGATGACCTCGACCCGGCCGCCCAGGCCGATCTGATCCAGGCCCGCCGTGGCCCGCGCCGTGACGCCCTGGTCGATGTCGACGGTGACGCTGACCACGTCGCGGATCGCGTACGGCAGCTCGGCCGGCGTTCCCAGAGGTGCGAACGCCTCGCGCGGGACGGCGCGGAAGGCGGCCTCGATCGCCGGATCGTCGAGCATGCCCTCCTCGATGAGCTGGTTGACCATCCGCCCGCGGAGCTCCTCGGGGCTGGGCTCGGGCGGGCCCGATGCGTCAGTCGGTTCTGCCGCGGCAAGTTCGGGCTGGGTCATTCAGGCCTTCTTACAGGTTGCATGGGCGGTCGCTATCCAGGATCTTGCCCGTGCTGTTGATCGGTGTCGCGGCATCGCTTACACGCTGAGTGCGTCGAGCGCGCTCGCGGCACCGTGTTGGTCGAGAGTTCCGGTGACCCCGTCCGCCATCTCGCGCACTCGGGCGGGCGCATGCCCCATCGCGACTCCGTGTGCGGCCCAGCGAAGCATCTCCAGGTCGTTCTCTCCGTCGCCGATTGCGGCAGTCCGCGACGGGTCTATGCCCAGGTTCGCCCGCACCTTCTCCAGGGCAGTCGCCTTGCTCAGGCCCGGTGCAGTGACGTCCACCCAGCCCGGTTCCAACAGGAGCGCAGTCAGACCTGCGGCGCGTACGGGGCCGGCCAAGCGCTCGACACCGGGCCCGCGCAGTACCAGCCGGGTCGTGGACCGCTCCCCCAGATAATCGGGCGAGACGATCTGCTGGGCGCCGTTGAGCTGCCCCGTCGGGAACAGGTGGGTGACGTCGTATCCCCACCCGACTCGTTCAGCACCGATCTGAACGCCCGGGAACATGGCACGCGCTAGCCGCACCACCGGTCCCGGGTCGAAATTCTGCACGTCCTCCAGCTCGTAGCCGCGCAGTGCTCGCTGGTTCAGGCGTGCGGTGATCGCACCGTTGGAGGCGATCACCCACCCGTCGGTCAGGCCCAGGATTCGGGCGATCGGCAGAACTCCGACCAGGGATCGGCCTGAGGCTAGGACCACGTGGTGCCCGGCGGCCCGGAAGCGGGACACTGCGTCCTGCACCGCGTGTGCGATCTGCATGGTGCCCGATGGCGCAAGGGTGCCGTCGATGTCGAGCGCGGCCAGAACCGTCCTGCTCTCCGAGATGCTTGTGGCCGCACTATCCAGCCTTGTCGCCTCCGATGTCATGCCACCACGGTCTCCCTCAGGCAAGCCAGGAACTAGATGCCTGCTGTCGCCCTGTCTGTAGGCCATGTGTAGGCCAGACTTGGACCCATGGGGATCGGGGATCGGATTCGCCAGCGCAGGCTCGACCTTGGCTGGAGCCAGGACAGATTGGCTGCGGAGGTATGTCGAGCAGCAGGAGTGGAGATAGGCACCCTGGGGCGCCAGGAGATCTATCGGTGGGAGAAAGCGAAACGGACACCGCGCGAGTGGCTGCCGTTCATAGCCAAGGCTGTGGGGGTAACTCAGGAAGAACTTGCGTCGCCGGACGCACCAGTGGCCTACGGAATGGCCCTCGGCGGCGTCTGGCACAGCTACTACACGTACGAGAGCACTGAGCGCGGACCTGTCACGCGCCACCATTACGTGGTCATCCGCCAGGAGAACAACCGCCTGACCGTTGAGAGCCGCCCCAGCTCCAACGACTCCCCCGTGTCCCTGTCCCTCACCATGCGTGGGCCGATCGGAACAGGCACTTGGACCGAGCACACTGCCGTCAACGGCTACTACCAAGGCGCTGTGTACCACGGGGCGCTACAGGTAATCGTCGATCCCACTGGACGCAGCATGGCGGGCAAGTGGGTCGGATTCGACAAGGAGTTCCGCGTGGACTCGGGCCCCTGGGCACTCGAACTCGTGGACACCTCTACGGCCGACGCGACGCTTCACCGTTACGACAGAAGCCCGATCGAAGCTGGAGTTGACTGACGGCACGACGTGCGCTGCACAGATACCGATAGTGATCGAGGAACGCGGCGCGTTCAGGTACCGTGCGATGGGCCAGACAGACACCCAGCGGCGAAGGAGTCGGTGATGGCGACGGACGAACCTAGCCTCGAAGGAATTTGGCTCTCGCGGTACAGGCATCGCAGTTCCAGCCGATCCGAGGAACAGGACTACGAGCACTACCTCGTGATCCGTCAAGAAGGTGACCGCCTGATCGGCACGAGCCTGCCGCACTCCTCAGGTTCGCGAGTCAGCCTCGAACTCACGCTTGAAGCACCGGTGGCTACTGGAACCTGGCGTGAAACAACGGCTCCGAACGGGGAGTACCAGGGAGCTACCTTTCATGGCGCTCTACAACTGGTCATCGACCCCAGCGGGCACAGCATGGATGGGATGTGGCTCGGGTTCGGTCGCCAGCTCAACATGAACACCGGCGAGTGGACGCTCACCTGGCAAGAGGGCTCGACAAGCGATGACACACAGCAGGCGTACACCGGGCGCGGCTAAGTCTCGAAAGGCGATGTTCGGTGATTGAGCACGAGCCTCGACGGGACCTCAGCTAGGTCCAGAATGCCGGACAACGCACTTCAGAATGCCCTCCCCGCCCGCCGGGATCGCTGATGCAATTCACGTATGGACCAGTGCGCGAACGCCCTGTACCAGTCGCTGGGGGCATCAACGGGACTGATCGTGACCGTCATGCTGGCGCGCTCCGTCCGCGAGATCATCCGAGAACTCATGCCCCAGGGATCAGGAGACCGGCTCGCGCTATGGCAGTCGGCGCTTCGGCATCTTCGATCACTGCAACGCGAGCGCGAGTCACACCGCCAACCGAACGCAGTGGCGCCCGAAGAACAAGAGGACGATGCATCGACGCCGGGGTGTTGAAGCCGGGACCGGAGACGACCAACTCAGGCTTCGGCTTGGCCCCGCAGATACGCCCGAACGCCTGCCAGCAGAAGGTCGCACCTGCCGACTGTGGCCCCTTGGCGCGGAGCGCAACGATCTCGTGCCCACGCCCAGGATCCAACGCCCACTCCGAGGCGGGCACAGACGGGTCGGCAGCCGGTCGACCGTGCCGCACCAGATAGAGGCTCACCGAAACTCAGCAACGACCTCGATCTTGCCGACGATGTGTCGGTTGAACTCCTCCAGGTCCTCGGCAGGGATCCAGTACTCCAGAATGGTCTGCCCGCCCGCCTGCTGGACGTCGTACCAGTCGAGGAACACCTTCTCGATCTCGAACCGGGTCACGAAGCCCACCCCGGATGCCTTGACGTTCCAGTCCCGCGCGATCCTGGTCGCGTAGTCCTCGTTGAGCACCGGATAGAAGATCGGCTGATCGGCCAGGCGCGGCGGCCACGCCGTCCAGCCCGACTCCTCGACCAGCGCCAGCTCGGCTGGGCCGGTCGGCCGCCACAACGTCACGGTGTTCATGGGCGTCATCGTGCCCGATGACGAGGCGTCGGCCCGCATCAATTCCACGACCCCTCAGCCAAACACCTCAGCCACTCGCGCGTTGAAGCTCTCTTCGATCTTGGTGATCTGCTCGAACATGTCGTCGACCCGAGCGGACTCGGCGGTGTCACCATCACCGACGTCGTCACCTCGTTCGCGCAGCTCGCGCATCTCCTTGTCGACCTCCCAGATCAGTCCGACGTAACGCCACAGGAGGTCCAGTGCCTCGCGCTGAGCCGGTCGCGACGTGTCCCTCGCGGCCGCGTCGAGAAAGGTGATGACGTCATACACCGTATCTGGGGTATCCACGTCGTTTCCGTCGTCGTCGAGCATGATCCGTCGGACCGTTGGACTTTGCTCCCTGAATTCTCCGAGGGCATTCGTGGCCCGCTCGCCGGCTCGGCTACCGAGACGCCAGGCTCCTACTCCAAACCCGGCCAGCGCGACCCCGATGATCGACCCGTACCATCGTTGCCCGTCAGCTATCGGCGCGAACAGGCTTTGACCGACCAGGCTCAGCCCCACAAAGACCGAGATGACTGCGATCGCGATCCAACGATCCTGGACCCGAAGCGCAGACCTTCGGGCCGCCTGCGCGGAGGCGATCCGCTCGTGCACCGCCCCCAAGCGGCTGCCCCGCAGCTCGGGATCGATCACATACAGCGCGGAGGCTTTGTCCGGGAAGTGGTGCCACTCGACCCCGGACCCTGCCAGCGGCCGCTGCTCACCGGTGATGACTACCCGCTCCGCGATCGCCCCGGCGCCCTGAGCACCGGTCGCTGAGACCTCGCTGTATGACATAGGACGGGAGACTACTGCTCAGGCGCCGTCGTCGGCGGGGCCCCAACGGGCCTGCTGCAGAACCGATCAGTCAGGGCCCCACCGGGTAATGGCTAGCGACAGCGATCCGGTTCCAGCCGTTGTACGCGACCGCGAGCCAGGTCACGGCCGCGATCTGCGGTGCGGAGAGCACAGCCTCGATGTCGATCTGGGGCGCCGGCGCAGTGTGCTCGTCCGCGATCCGGGTGACCCGCTCCGCCAGGGTCAGCGCCGCCTGTTCCTGATCCGTGAAGTACTGCGACTCCCACCATGCCGGGAGCACCGCGAGCCGATCGGTCGTCTCGCCCGCGGCGACGGCGTCGCGGGTGTGCATCCGAAGGCAGTACGCACAGCCGTTGAGCTGTGACACCCGGATCTTGATCAGCTCAATCAGGATCGCCGGCAGGCCCGCGGACGTCCCGGCCGCGTCGACCTGCTTGCCGAAGGCCACGAAGGCCTTGTAGGGGTCAGCGAACTGCTTGCCGATGTTGACGTGCGGGAGCATGGGATCGTCCTCTCAGGACCAGCTGATCGTGAAGGTGCCGAGCGGACGCCGCATCGACGCTCCGAGTCTGGCACGGTGCTTGTCGGTGCGATCCGGTGAGTGATCTCACCGACCTGTGGACACCCCGCCCCGACCCGGCTAACGTTCCGGCCATGACGTCGCACCTGATCTGCCTGGACTGGTGGCCCGCCGAGTAGGCGGGCTCGCGACGCATCCATTCACACGTCCACGACCGCCTCGCCCCGAGGCGGTCGTTTCGTGTTGTCACGAGACTTTCGGTCCGGGGCGGGCACCCCGAACCGAGAGGCTCCCATGTCCGCCGTCCCCAGCTCCGCCTTCGCCTCAACACCCACCAGCCATCCCCTCCTCGACCGGGTCCTGGCCTCCGACGGATCGCTCCCGTTCGCGCTCCTGCGCCGCGAGGGTGACACCGAGGTCGAGGTACTTGTCGGCGACGTCGTCGACGCCGACCTGCTGCGCGACATCCCGCTCGACGGCGCCCCGGTGCTCGCCGTCGTCCCGTTCCGTCAGGCGCGCGAGCGCGGTTTCACCGTGCACGACGACGGCGTTCCCCTCCGCTGCATAGTCGTGCGCGAGTCGGAGCGGGTCCCGCTGTCCGACGCCGTCGCGGCGCTCCCGCCCGAGCCCGTCGCCGCCGAGCCGCTCGGCTTCGACATTCCCGACGACGAGTACGCGGGCACCGTGCGCCGCGTCATCGACGACGAGATCGGTCAGGGCGCCGGGGCCAACTTCGTAGTGATGCGCCGCTTCGAGGCCCGGACCGAAGCCGCGCCCGTTCCCACGCTGACCTCGTGGTTCCGTGCCCTGCTCACGCACGAGATCGGCTCGTACTGGACCTTCGCGGTGCACGCCCCGGCGCCTTCGGCGAGCGCCGGGCCGGCCGGGGAGCCGCTGTCTCTGGCCGGTGCCACTCCCGAGCGGCACCTGACCGTGCACGACGGCGTGGCCCGGATGAACCCGATCAGCGGCACCTATCGCCACCCGGCGTCGGGCCCCACGCGCGACGGCGTCCTCGACTTCCTGAGCGACATCAAGGAGAACGAGGAGCTCTTCATGGTGGTCGACGAGGAGATGAAGATGATGAGCGCCCTGTGCCCCGACGGCGGGCGCATCGTCGGCCCGTACCTCAAGCAGATGGCCCGCCTCAGCCACACCGAGTACCTCCTGGAGGGCCGCACCACGCTCGACCCGCGCGAGGCGTTGCGCCTGACAATGTTCGCGCCCACCGTGACCGGGTCCCCCATGGAGAACGCCTGCACGGTCATCGCCCGTCACGAGACCCGCCCGCGCGGCTACTACTCGGGTTTCCTCGCCCTTTTCGAGCCCGACGGCGCGAGCTATTCGCTCGACGCCCCGATCCTCATCCGCACGGCTTATCTGCACGACGGCGGGCGGGTGTCCGTCCCGGCCGGAGCGACCCTCGTGCGCCACTCGGTGCCAGAGCACGAGGTCGCGGAGACGCGAGCGAAGGCGGCGGGGGTGCTCGCCTCGCTCGGGCTGGTGCCGCGTGGCGCCGGCCCCGACGCCGTCGTCGACCTGAATGCGCAGCCCGGCGTCGCCGAGGCGCTGGCCGCGCGTAACGGCCAGCTCGCGGAGTTCTGGGTCCGTCCGCAGGAGGCCGAGGCCTCGCCGCTGACCGGGCGGAACGTCCTCGTGATCGACCATGAGGACCAGTTCACGAACATGCTCGCCCACCAGCTGCGCCATCTGGGCATGAACGCCCGCGTGGTCCGGTGGGACGCCGTCGACGATGTCCTTGCGGACGACCTCGTCGTCCTCGGACCGGGACCAGGCGACCCGCGCGACCACGAGGACCCGCGCATCGCCGCCATCACCCGGCGGATCCACGAGCGGGTGACCGCGGGCCGGCCGCTGCTCGCGGTCTGCCTCAGCCACCAGGTGCTCGCCGGGCTCGCGGGCTTCCCGCTCCGCGCGCTGCCCACTCCGCGTCAGGGTGTGCGGCTCGACGCCGACGTGTTCGGCACCACCGCCGCCGTCGGCTACTACAACACCTTCGGCGCGCAGCTCACGACCATTACTGCGGCCGACGCCGACAACCCCGTGGCACGGCTCGCCCTGGAACCGTCAGTGGACACGGACGGCGTGCTCACGGCGCTGCGCGGCCCCCGTGTCGCGTCGGTCCAGGGGCACCTGGAGTCGGTGCTCTCGGCCGACGGGCTAACCGTGCTCGACGCCCTGGCCCGGCATGTTCTGGAGGTCGGGGCAACATCCTCCCCAGCCCACTGAACATGCCGGGCCTAGCGCCCGGACGTCCCGAGGTGCTCGTCAGCTCACCGCCGACGGCCCGAACGGCACCTCCAGCACGGAGTTCGCGAGGTTCAGGAGGGAGGTCGCGTTGCCGAGCACGTTCCAGACCTCCACCTTGATCGTGCCGTTGGTGATGTCACCGAGGGTGCCCGCGGAGCTCTCCAGCGCGTTGTTCGTGGAGGTGTAGCGCTCGAAGCCGGGCACCGGATCCGTGGCGAAGTAGCGGTATGTCTCCACCCGGTCGAAGGAACCGTTGCCGTCGAGGTCGTAAGAGACGCGCAGGCGCGTGCCGTTGCCGACGTTCGTTCCTGCGTCCAGGCCGAGATCGAACGCCGTGCGCAGGCCGCCGAACTCGCCAGTGACGTGCTCGACGGTGGCGGTGAGCCCGGTGCTCGGGTCGCCGACCGCGTCAGGTCCCGAACGCGCGCCCAGCACTGCCGTGGCCGCAGAACCGGGGGCAGGGGTCAGGGCGCCGCCCGCGGTCAGGTAGAACGTCGTCGAAACGGGATCGGGTGGATCGGTCGGGTCCGTCGGGTCTTCGGGGCCGCTCGGCGCACCGCCCCCGCTCCACGTATGCGCACCCGAGGTGACGGTCCTACCGACCGGCACCGCGAGCGAGGTTCCGTCCGAGAACCGGACCGTGAGGGGCGACCGCGTGATGTTCGAGGCTACGTAGGTGCGCTCCCCGTTCTTCGTGAACACGGCGGCCACGGGAGAGTCGGCGGTCACCGTCGAGTCGAGGGTGCCCAGCGCGGCGATGTTGGCGATCCAGTGATAGGTGTGCGCGCGGCTCTCGCCCTCCTCCACCGGGTACTGGCGGTCGGCGTCGAGGGCGGCGAGCGCCCGGTCGCCGTCGCCGAGCGCTAGGTAGGACCACAGGATGTCCTGCCAGACGGTCGGGTTGCCGTTGTTGACGTCGACCATCTCGTCGTAGTTGGCGACCACGTCGTCGGGGCGCAGGCCCAGGTAGAGGTGGCCGCCCGTGACCGGCAGGGTGTTGATGCCCTGGATCATCTCGGCCTCGCCGCTGAACCAGGTCGCGTAGGCGCCGCCGCTGCCCCAGATCATGCCCACGGTGGAGTGGCCGAATGCATCGGGCATCGCGCCGGACCCGTCGAACCAGTACTGCTGGATCGCCGCAGTCTGCGTGGCGTAGAGGTAGATCCCGGCGTCACGAGCGGCGTCGTCGCCGGTGGCCACACCCCACTGGATGAGGCCGTTCGCGAAGTTCTGGCCCTCCGAGCTCGACTCCTGGTTGTTGCCGTTGACGAAGGCGCCGTGGCCGGCCGCCCAGTCGTGGCCGGCGTAGATGTCGAAGTCCCGCAGGTACGGGTAGCGCGTGTCGGTGCGGTCGAAGTTGTTCGCGTCCGCGATCAGCTGGTCGACCATGCCGCCGAACTGCTGGTCGGTGGCCCAGGCCGGATCGAATCGCGCCAGAGTGGCGGCCGCGAGGATGAAGTACCCGTAGTGGAAGTGATGGTCGTTCAGCTCTCTGTCCGACCCGTACGCGGCGGGGAAGCCCACCAGGGTGCCCCAGTTCTGGTTGTAGGCGAACACCTGCTCCGTCTCGCCGGGGCTCGCTGTGAACCAGTCCGTGAGCGCGGCCTCGATCTGTGCGAGCGCCGTGTCGCGGACGCCCGTGCGGTCGAGCTGGTCCGCGATCTCCGCGATGCGCACCGCGCGGCCGAGCGCCTTGCCGGTCCAGTAGGTGTCGGCGGCGTCGATGCTCATCGGGTCACCGGCCTCGGCGTCCAGAAGGGCATCAAGCCGCGCGTTCGCGTCGCCGTCCGCGGTAGCTACCGAGGGGACCTCCGGCAGCACACCGGTGAACGGGGTGTCGGTCGTGAACGACGTCGCTCCGATCAGCGTGGTCATCGCGCCGCGTGCCGACACGTAGTCGCGGTTGCCGGCTGCGCCGTCGCCCGGTCCGTCGCCGGCTGACCCCTCGAGGTACACCTCTTGATGCGGGTAGAGCGCGACGATCGTGCCCTCGTTTGTGCCCTCGTGCGCCTCGGTCTCGAACGAGTACGTCGTACGGACGATGCTCGTCGCCTCGTCGTAGACGTAATCGGCGCGGGTCCCGGTCACCTCGACATAGGCATACGGCGTGAACGAGTTCGCCTGGGCGGTGCGCGCCGCGTCGTTGTCCGCCGGGGTCGTGGGAAGGGCGGCGACGGAGAGATAGCCCCTGCCATTCAGGTTGCTGCGCAACACGCTGCCCGACGTCGTCCAGGACGATCCGGTCGGCGCGAACGCGACGTAGTCGGCGCCGCCCGTGCTGAAGCCGATGCGGGCGCCGTCGCGGAGCCACACGCGCAGGTCCGACCCGCCGGTGAGGAGCGCGTCCCCACCCGCCATCTCGAACCAGGTCATGGGTAGACCGTGCCCGATCGTCGCCGTCATGGAGCGTGCCCCGTCGCTCCACGACGGGGTGACGGTCCAGTCGCTCCAGTCCGCGACCTCGGCGACGGAGGCGTTCAGTCCCGCGACCCCGACGACGAGGTCCTGGCTGTACGGGTAGTGGAACTCCCCGATCCCGCCGGGTGTCCCGTAGAGGGTGGGCTGCTGCGTGTAGGAAAGGCCGAGGCCACCCGGCGTCGGTTTGTACGACACGGGGTGCGCGTGGAGTGGCTCGCTCATCGAGCAGTCGAACTTCTTGAAGCTCAGCGACGACCACCAGTCGTTCGTCGGCACGGCCCCTTGCGGCGCCGAGTCGGTGATGTACGCGCGAGCATCGGTTGCGAGCGGGGCGCACCCCTCGGGTGCTGGGCCGACCTGATCGGTCGTATAGCTCCCGGCCCCCTCGGGTATCGGGTCGGCCGCCACGGATGGAATGGCGGTGATCGTGGAGGCGACGAGCACGACCGCTGTGAGGACGGCGATTCGCGCACGCCGCTCCCGGCCTAGTCGCTCCGTAGAACCTGTGCTGGCAAAGGGATGGAACATCGTCGTCCTCTCTGAACCGCCCCGTCATTGGGGTGTTCGGCTCACGTCGTTCCCGCGTCTTCGAGGGGTGGTGAGGGAGACTTGCGCGCGCCTGCCGGCCAGACCGTGGGAGCGCTCTCACACCATGGCAGGTCGGCAGCCGGGCGTCAACCATGTGCGAGGCCGGATGGATCCGTCGCCGCATGGCAATCGCCGAAGCGCCTTGGCCAGTCGGTGGGTCCAGCCGGCGGGTCCAGCCGGCGGCGACCGTCGATTCTGCTCGTGGCAGACAGAACTGGTTCGACGAGCGATACGAACGTGTGTGCGATAGATTGATGTCATGACGCGAACGGGTGTAGCGACGACTAGGGCAGGCGACGAGCCTGCCGAGTCGGTGCTGCCCGGCGGTAGTGCAGCATTCCGCGGGGTCGTCGACGTCGCAGGGGTGCGGGCGATGCGCCAGGTGCTGGCGGGGATGATCCTGCCAGGCGGTACCGACACAACGTCCTCCGTGTCGAGGCAGGTGCAGGCCGAGTGGGTGGATCTGCTGGGTGAGCTGGAGGCGGTGAAGAATGCTGCGACGGCGACGCAGGCGCGGCTGGCTGTGGCGCTGGAGGTGGCTACGAAGTCCGACGAGGCTGAGCAGAGCATTCGTGCCGAGCGGCGTGGTCGTGGTGTGCCGAGCCAGGTGGGTTTGGCGATGCGGTGCAGTCCGCATGCGGGTACCTCGTTCCTGGGTACCGCCCGGGTCTGGCTGACCGAGATGCCGCACACGTTCGACGCCCTGCGCACCGGGGTGCTGTCCCAGTGGCGCGCGACCCTGCTGGTGCGCGAGACCTCGCATCTCTCGACGGAGCACCGGGCGCGGATCGATGAGGAGGTCTGCGGCCCGGCGAACCTGGCCGTGCTGGCCCGGATGGGCACCCGGCGGCTGGTCGCCCGGATCAAGGAGCTGGCCGCCCAGCTCGATGTGCACGCGTGCGTGAAGCGCAACGCGCGAGCCGTATCGCAGCGGCGGGTCTCGGTGCGTCCCGCCCCGGACCTCATGGTGTACCTGACCGCGCTGGTGCCCATGCAGCAGGGCATCCAGGCGTACGCCCAGCTCAAGGCACACGCGGATGCGACCAAGGCGACGGGTGACGAGCGCGGCACGGGGCAGATCATGGCGGACACCCTGATCGAGCGGGTCACCGGCCGCGAACCCGGACACGCCGACGAGGTCCCGGTCACGATCAACCTCCTCGTCTCCGACCAGGCGCTCCTGGCCGGCGAGCACCAGCCCCACAGCAACCAGCCCAACAGGAACCAGCCCGGCAGGAACCAGCCCGGCGGTGACCAGCCCGGCAGGAACCGGTCCGGCGAGCAACCCGGTGTCATCGTGGAGGGCATGCCCGCCGGGGCAGGTACCGTTCCGGCCCCGGTGGTGCGGAACCTGGTCGCGCACGCGATCGACGCCGACGCGGCATGGCTGCGCGCGATCTACGTCGACCCGAACGGCCGGCTGCTAGCCACCACATCAACCTCACGGTTCCACCCGCAAGGCCTGGCCGCGCTGCTGCGCGCCCGCGAACAGGGCATCTGCGCCACCTCCTGGTGCGACGCACCCGTGCGACACATCGACCACGTCATCCCACACACCCAGGGCGGCGCAACCAGCCTCGACAACGGGCAAGGCCTGTGCGCCCGCTGCAACCACGCAAAACAAGCACCCGACTGGACGCAGAAAGCGACGGATGTCGAGGGTCGGCAGGCCGTGGAGACGGTCACGCCAACGGGCCACACCTACACATCGGTCGCGCCCCGACCGCCCGAGCCCGTGCGAGAACCGGCTGCGCCCGTGCGGGAACCGGCTGCGCCCGTGCGGGAACCGGCTGCGCCCGTGCGGGAACCGGCCGAGCCCCCGCGAGAACCGGTCCAAGACCCGGGCAGGCAACCCGTACCCGAGTGGACCCCGGCCGTCGGCATGGGCGAACCCGGCGCTCGCGCGTCACGCAGCAGATACTCCATCGGCTGTCGGACGACGCCTGCCCACGGCGCCATCGCCTACCGGCCCCGCCGAGACCGGGGCCCTGGGCGCCGACCGTCCCGACGGCCACGCCGGGCCGACCTCGCCTGGGCTTAGAACCCGGTCATCACCTAAGCGCCACGGCTCACCTCGCCAAGGCCTCCGCCAGCCGATCGACGAACACCGCCTGCGCGCTGACGACGAGACGGCTTGCCTCGTCCGGTCCGAACCAGGCGACGCGGTCGATCTCCGGGATCTCGATGCGTTTCCCTGACCGCGGCGGCCACTCGATCTCGACAGTGTTGCTCCGCGCCTCCGCCAGGTCGGTCCAGGGATGAGGCCACTCGCGCGCCCAGGCGACGACCAGCTTGCCCGTGCGCTGACGTACCTCACCGAGCTCGACGTCCGGCGCGGCCGACGTAGGTAGCTCCAGCCCGAGCTCCTCTCCGGCCTCACGCAGCGCTGCGGCGTGTGGCTCCTCGCCGGGTTCGAGCTCGCCCTTGAGCAGCGTCCACGCTCCAGCGTCCTTGCGGGCCCAGAACGGCCCGCCCATGTGGCCGAGCAGCACCTCGAGCCCGCCGTCGGGCAGGGTTCGGTAGAGCAGGAGCCCAGCACTCGTTTTCGCCATGATGACCAGTGTCGACGATCGCGCCGTCCTGAACCCGTCAGGGCACCCGGAACGTCGCCGTGGCCACCGGGTTGTCGAACTCCGTGGTGCGCAGCGACACCTGCACCTCCCACTCTCCCGTGGTCGGCAGCACGACGTCGCCGGCGTAGACGCCCGGACCGAGCGAGTTGACCTCCAC is drawn from Promicromonospora sp. Populi and contains these coding sequences:
- a CDS encoding HAD family hydrolase, whose protein sequence is MTSEATRLDSAATSISESRTVLAALDIDGTLAPSGTMQIAHAVQDAVSRFRAAGHHVVLASGRSLVGVLPIARILGLTDGWVIASNGAITARLNQRALRGYELEDVQNFDPGPVVRLARAMFPGVQIGAERVGWGYDVTHLFPTGQLNGAQQIVSPDYLGERSTTRLVLRGPGVERLAGPVRAAGLTALLLEPGWVDVTAPGLSKATALEKVRANLGIDPSRTAAIGDGENDLEMLRWAAHGVAMGHAPARVREMADGVTGTLDQHGAASALDALSV
- a CDS encoding carboxymuconolactone decarboxylase family protein, whose translation is MLPHVNIGKQFADPYKAFVAFGKQVDAAGTSAGLPAILIELIKIRVSQLNGCAYCLRMHTRDAVAAGETTDRLAVLPAWWESQYFTDQEQAALTLAERVTRIADEHTAPAPQIDIEAVLSAPQIAAVTWLAVAYNGWNRIAVASHYPVGP
- a CDS encoding chorismate-binding protein gives rise to the protein MSAVPSSAFASTPTSHPLLDRVLASDGSLPFALLRREGDTEVEVLVGDVVDADLLRDIPLDGAPVLAVVPFRQARERGFTVHDDGVPLRCIVVRESERVPLSDAVAALPPEPVAAEPLGFDIPDDEYAGTVRRVIDDEIGQGAGANFVVMRRFEARTEAAPVPTLTSWFRALLTHEIGSYWTFAVHAPAPSASAGPAGEPLSLAGATPERHLTVHDGVARMNPISGTYRHPASGPTRDGVLDFLSDIKENEELFMVVDEEMKMMSALCPDGGRIVGPYLKQMARLSHTEYLLEGRTTLDPREALRLTMFAPTVTGSPMENACTVIARHETRPRGYYSGFLALFEPDGASYSLDAPILIRTAYLHDGGRVSVPAGATLVRHSVPEHEVAETRAKAAGVLASLGLVPRGAGPDAVVDLNAQPGVAEALAARNGQLAEFWVRPQEAEASPLTGRNVLVIDHEDQFTNMLAHQLRHLGMNARVVRWDAVDDVLADDLVVLGPGPGDPRDHEDPRIAAITRRIHERVTAGRPLLAVCLSHQVLAGLAGFPLRALPTPRQGVRLDADVFGTTAAVGYYNTFGAQLTTITAADADNPVARLALEPSVDTDGVLTALRGPRVASVQGHLESVLSADGLTVLDALARHVLEVGATSSPAH
- a CDS encoding glycosyl hydrolase, whose product is MFHPFASTGSTERLGRERRARIAVLTAVVLVASTITAIPSVAADPIPEGAGSYTTDQVGPAPEGCAPLATDARAYITDSAPQGAVPTNDWWSSLSFKKFDCSMSEPLHAHPVSYKPTPGGLGLSYTQQPTLYGTPGGIGEFHYPYSQDLVVGVAGLNASVAEVADWSDWTVTPSWSDGARSMTATIGHGLPMTWFEMAGGDALLTGGSDLRVWLRDGARIGFSTGGADYVAFAPTGSSWTTSGSVLRSNLNGRGYLSVAALPTTPADNDAARTAQANSFTPYAYVEVTGTRADYVYDEATSIVRTTYSFETEAHEGTNEGTIVALYPHQEVYLEGSAGDGPGDGAAGNRDYVSARGAMTTLIGATSFTTDTPFTGVLPEVPSVATADGDANARLDALLDAEAGDPMSIDAADTYWTGKALGRAVRIAEIADQLDRTGVRDTALAQIEAALTDWFTASPGETEQVFAYNQNWGTLVGFPAAYGSDRELNDHHFHYGYFILAAATLARFDPAWATDQQFGGMVDQLIADANNFDRTDTRYPYLRDFDIYAGHDWAAGHGAFVNGNNQESSSEGQNFANGLIQWGVATGDDAARDAGIYLYATQTAAIQQYWFDGSGAMPDAFGHSTVGMIWGSGGAYATWFSGEAEMIQGINTLPVTGGHLYLGLRPDDVVANYDEMVDVNNGNPTVWQDILWSYLALGDGDRALAALDADRQYPVEEGESRAHTYHWIANIAALGTLDSTVTADSPVAAVFTKNGERTYVASNITRSPLTVRFSDGTSLAVPVGRTVTSGAHTWSGGGAPSGPEDPTDPTDPPDPVSTTFYLTAGGALTPAPGSAATAVLGARSGPDAVGDPSTGLTATVEHVTGEFGGLRTAFDLGLDAGTNVGNGTRLRVSYDLDGNGSFDRVETYRYFATDPVPGFERYTSTNNALESSAGTLGDITNGTIKVEVWNVLGNATSLLNLANSVLEVPFGPSAVS
- a CDS encoding DUF222 domain-containing protein, which gives rise to MILPGGTDTTSSVSRQVQAEWVDLLGELEAVKNAATATQARLAVALEVATKSDEAEQSIRAERRGRGVPSQVGLAMRCSPHAGTSFLGTARVWLTEMPHTFDALRTGVLSQWRATLLVRETSHLSTEHRARIDEEVCGPANLAVLARMGTRRLVARIKELAAQLDVHACVKRNARAVSQRRVSVRPAPDLMVYLTALVPMQQGIQAYAQLKAHADATKATGDERGTGQIMADTLIERVTGREPGHADEVPVTINLLVSDQALLAGEHQPHSNQPNRNQPGRNQPGGDQPGRNRSGEQPGVIVEGMPAGAGTVPAPVVRNLVAHAIDADAAWLRAIYVDPNGRLLATTSTSRFHPQGLAALLRAREQGICATSWCDAPVRHIDHVIPHTQGGATSLDNGQGLCARCNHAKQAPDWTQKATDVEGRQAVETVTPTGHTYTSVAPRPPEPVREPAAPVREPAAPVREPAAPVREPAEPPREPVQDPGRQPVPEWTPAVGMGEPGARASRSRYSIGCRTTPAHGAIAYRPRRDRGPGRRPSRRPRRADLAWA
- a CDS encoding NUDIX domain-containing protein, translating into MAKTSAGLLLYRTLPDGGLEVLLGHMGGPFWARKDAGAWTLLKGELEPGEEPHAAALREAGEELGLELPTSAAPDVELGEVRQRTGKLVVAWAREWPHPWTDLAEARSNTVEIEWPPRSGKRIEIPEIDRVAWFGPDEASRLVVSAQAVFVDRLAEALAR